A single genomic interval of Prunus dulcis chromosome 5, ALMONDv2, whole genome shotgun sequence harbors:
- the LOC117629223 gene encoding uncharacterized protein LOC117629223 isoform X1, translating into MAERANLEPSLRDFIVPQAIVQPSCIIHSENTLANFELKSDMIHLLPKFFGNHEDDPHMHIKEFFEVCSIMKIGVMNDEEIRMRLFPFSLKDRAKAWFYSLPPNSITTWATLASRFLQKFFPAQRTRKIRKEIVEIQQLDGEPFHEYWERYKKLLNSCPNHNIPEWLLMHCFYEGLLDLDRMIVDVTSGGSLMNKTVEHARETFENVSNNSLHKYCGDSKRKIKKEILEIQQLDGEPFHEYWERYKKLLNSCPDHNIPEWHLMHTFYEGLLDLDRMIVDATSGGSLMNKTVEQARETFENVSNNSLHKYCGDSKRKIKKEILEIQQLDGEPFHEYWERYKKLLNSYPDHNIPEWHLMHTFYEGLLNLDRMIVDATSGGSLMDKTPKQARETFENVSDNSLQFNYRRSPPKKSEVYEVSTPSHFEAQITNLTNLVKQMMQESSNVCCTTPSHVNEDCPQGAEQQSFNDTMMEQAYVVGPYQNNQRTISEYNPACHNCPNFRWSDNQNVQQGPAQPYHQQNHQPHGQAQPYQGQNPIHPPYGQSQQYNRVGPSQSYR; encoded by the coding sequence ATGGCTGAGCGTGCTAATTTGGAACCTTCTTTGAGGGACTTTATTGTGCCGCAAGCAATTGTCCAACCATCATGCATAATTCATTCAGAAAATACATTGGCCAACTTTGAGTTGAAATCAGACATGATTCACTTATTGCCCAAGTTCTTCGGCAATCATGAAGATGATCCTCATATGCATATCAAAGAGTTCTTTGAAGTCTGCTCAATCATGAAAATTGGAGTAATGAATGATGAGGAAATAAGAATGAGACTTTTCCCTTTCAGTTTGAAAGATAGAGCAAAGGCGTGGTTTTATTCCTTGCCACCCAACTCTATCACAACTTGGGCAACCCTTGCTTCAAGATTTCTACAGAAATTCTTCCCAGCtcaaagaacaagaaaaattaGGAAAGAGATTGTGGAGATTCAACAATTAGATGGAGAACCCTTCCACGAGTATTGGGAGAGATACAAAAAACTTCTAAATTCTTGTCCAAATCATAACATCCCAGAATGGCTCTTAATGCACTGCTTTTATGAAGGCCTTCTTGATTTAGACCGTATGATTGTTGATGTAACTTCAGGAGGTAGTCTCATGAACAAGACTGTTGAGCATGCTAGAGAAACGTTCGAGAATGTTTCCAATAATTCTCTACACAAGTATTGTGGggattcaaaaagaaaaatcaagaaagAGATTTTGGAGATTCAACAATTAGATGGAGAACCCTTCCACGAGTATTGGGAGAGATACAAAAAACTTCTAAATTCTTGTCCAGATCATAACATCCCAGAATGGCACTTAATGCACACCTTTTATGAAGGCCTTCTTGATTTAGACCGTATGATTGTTGACGCAACTTCAGGAGGCAGTCTCATGAACAAGACTGTTGAGCAAGCTAGAGAAACGTTCGAGAATGTTTCTAATAATTCTCTACACAAGTATTGTGGggattcaaaaagaaaaatcaagaaagAGATTTTGGAGATTCAACAATTAGATGGAGAACCCTTCCACGAGTATTGGGAGAGATACAAAAAACTTCTAAATTCTTATCCAGATCATAACATCCCAGAATGGCACTTAATGCACACCTTTTATGAAGGCCTTCTCAATTTAGACCGTATGATTGTTGACGCAACTTCAGGAGGCAGTCTCATGGACAAGACTCCTAAGCAAGCTAGAGAAACGTTTGAGAATGTTTCTGATAATTCTCTACAGTTCAACTATAGAAGGTCTCCACCTAAGAAATCTGAAGTTTATGAGGTAAGTACACCTTCACATTTTGAGGCTCAAATTACTAATTTGACTAATTTGGTGAAACAAATGATGCAAGAATCATCCAATGTGTGTTGCACTACACCAAGTCATGTAAATGAAGATTGTCCTCAAGGTGCAGAACAACAGTCTTTTAATGATACCATGATGGAGCAAGCCTACGTTGTTGGACCATATCAAAACAATCAAAGGACCATATCAGAATATAACCCTGCGTGCCACAACTGTCCCAATTTCAGATGGAGCGACAACCAGAATGTTCAACAGGGGCCAGCTCAACCATACCatcaacaaaatcatcaacctCATGGTCAAGCTCAACCGTATCAAGGTCAGAATCCTATTCATCCACCTTATGGTCAATCTCAACAATACAATCGGGTTGGCCCAAGCCAATCTTACCGGTAA
- the LOC117629223 gene encoding uncharacterized protein LOC117629223 isoform X2: protein MAERANLEPSLRDFIVPQAIVQPSCIIHSENTLANFELKSDMIHLLPKFFGNHEDDPHMHIKEFFEVCSIMKIGVMNDEEIRMRLFPFSLKDRAKAWFYSLPPNSITTWATLASRFLQKFFPAQRTRKIRKEIVEIQQLDGEPFHEYWERYKKLLNSCPDHNIPEWHLMHTFYEGLLDLDRMIVDATSGGSLMNKTVEQARETFENVSNNSLHKYCGDSKRKIKKEILEIQQLDGEPFHEYWERYKKLLNSYPDHNIPEWHLMHTFYEGLLNLDRMIVDATSGGSLMDKTPKQARETFENVSDNSLQFNYRRSPPKKSEVYEVSTPSHFEAQITNLTNLVKQMMQESSNVCCTTPSHVNEDCPQGAEQQSFNDTMMEQAYVVGPYQNNQRTISEYNPACHNCPNFRWSDNQNVQQGPAQPYHQQNHQPHGQAQPYQGQNPIHPPYGQSQQYNRVGPSQSYR, encoded by the exons ATGGCTGAGCGTGCTAATTTGGAACCTTCTTTGAGGGACTTTATTGTGCCGCAAGCAATTGTCCAACCATCATGCATAATTCATTCAGAAAATACATTGGCCAACTTTGAGTTGAAATCAGACATGATTCACTTATTGCCCAAGTTCTTCGGCAATCATGAAGATGATCCTCATATGCATATCAAAGAGTTCTTTGAAGTCTGCTCAATCATGAAAATTGGAGTAATGAATGATGAGGAAATAAGAATGAGACTTTTCCCTTTCAGTTTGAAAGATAGAGCAAAGGCGTGGTTTTATTCCTTGCCACCCAACTCTATCACAACTTGGGCAACCCTTGCTTCAAGATTTCTACAGAAATTCTTCCCAGCtcaaagaacaagaaaaattaGGAAAGAGATTGTGGAG ATTCAACAATTAGATGGAGAACCCTTCCACGAGTATTGGGAGAGATACAAAAAACTTCTAAATTCTTGTCCAGATCATAACATCCCAGAATGGCACTTAATGCACACCTTTTATGAAGGCCTTCTTGATTTAGACCGTATGATTGTTGACGCAACTTCAGGAGGCAGTCTCATGAACAAGACTGTTGAGCAAGCTAGAGAAACGTTCGAGAATGTTTCTAATAATTCTCTACACAAGTATTGTGGggattcaaaaagaaaaatcaagaaagAGATTTTGGAGATTCAACAATTAGATGGAGAACCCTTCCACGAGTATTGGGAGAGATACAAAAAACTTCTAAATTCTTATCCAGATCATAACATCCCAGAATGGCACTTAATGCACACCTTTTATGAAGGCCTTCTCAATTTAGACCGTATGATTGTTGACGCAACTTCAGGAGGCAGTCTCATGGACAAGACTCCTAAGCAAGCTAGAGAAACGTTTGAGAATGTTTCTGATAATTCTCTACAGTTCAACTATAGAAGGTCTCCACCTAAGAAATCTGAAGTTTATGAGGTAAGTACACCTTCACATTTTGAGGCTCAAATTACTAATTTGACTAATTTGGTGAAACAAATGATGCAAGAATCATCCAATGTGTGTTGCACTACACCAAGTCATGTAAATGAAGATTGTCCTCAAGGTGCAGAACAACAGTCTTTTAATGATACCATGATGGAGCAAGCCTACGTTGTTGGACCATATCAAAACAATCAAAGGACCATATCAGAATATAACCCTGCGTGCCACAACTGTCCCAATTTCAGATGGAGCGACAACCAGAATGTTCAACAGGGGCCAGCTCAACCATACCatcaacaaaatcatcaacctCATGGTCAAGCTCAACCGTATCAAGGTCAGAATCCTATTCATCCACCTTATGGTCAATCTCAACAATACAATCGGGTTGGCCCAAGCCAATCTTACCGGTAA